The region TTCGCATTTTCTAAATCTATTGGTCTTATTTGATGTATTTTAATTGATTCGCTATTTATATCTTTAGCAGGCTTTACAAATATATTAAAGGTATCTCTCATTATAATTTTATTTTTTTTAATAATTACGGCACCAATAGAGAGAATCTCATCTTTTTTGGGATTAAGACCTGTAGTTTCACAATCTAAACAAACATATTCATCTTTTGGTGGTTCATTAAATAAATATTCATAATTTTTGTCTTTAAGACTATTACGTCTAAATTTATTTATTAATCTCTTAAACATCATAGAATCTTTTCTATTCTGAAAATATAAGTAATAAATTTTTTAAAGTGAATTACTATTTGAAAACTATCTTTTAACAAATCCCTTTCAATCTTTCCTAAAGTATGAGTATCAATCTCATTGTTTAATTTCTTACCATCTTGTAATTTATGTAAGTGAGCTTTTAGTCTTAAGGTATTTAATACTTCAAATGCTTCTAATAATTCATTTGCCATTTGTTTCTCTAAAACTTTTTTTTGTTCTAGAATTTTTATTCTTCTTACAGTTGTAGTTTCTCTAATTTTTTCTCTTAATGCTAAACTTCTTATTCCTTGAACAATTGGGAAAATACCTGTTTTTTTAATATCAATATTATATGTTTTAGTCATAAGGTTAGCAACTGTACTAGGGGTATCAAAAGTTAAAGTTGCTTTTGCAAAATAAGCCATAAAGACATCTTTATCATGTAGTTTATGAAATAAATCATCTTTTAATTTAATCAATAAATCTTTATCTCCAGCAACAGCAAAAGAATCAAAAAATATTGCTAAATCCATATAGTTTTGCATAGCTGGAGCTTCTATCCATCTTGCTGTTTCATTTTTATATTGTTGAACTGTTTTACACCAAAAAGGATTATTAACCATAATATTACCTTCACATGGAGGATAACCAAAATCAATAAGTGTTTCAGTCATTGTTTGCATATATGGTCTATATTTTTCAACATCTATACCATCTTTTATTACTAAAGCATTATCTTGGTCAGTCTTCATTATTTGTTCATTACGACCTTCACTCCCCATAACTATAAAACAAGCATCATTTTGTAGCTCTTTAGGTAAAATTAGTTTATAAAGTTTTCTATAAACTTTTGTATTTAATTGACCAATTAAACTAGAGATATGATTTACTTTTACACCTTTTGCATGCAAGGTTTTGATACTACTAATTAATTCAGTGCTTGCATCTTTTAATTGTTCTAAATTTTGAGCATTTTTAATTTTACTATCAACAACAAAGGTATGATTAGCAAAGTGAGATAATACATCAATTTGCTCTAACATTCCAACTAAATCACCTTTTGAATTCGTAACAGCTACTCTTTTAATATTTCTTTTTATTAAAAGAGTTAAAGCATCAAATAAATAATCATCTTTACTTATTGATAAAATAGGAAAAATAGCAATTGATTCAACAAATATATTTAAGTCTCTACCTTCTAATAGTACTTTAACCTTTAAAAGTGAATCTGTAATTATTCCATACTCTTCATCTCTTTTTACTATTATTGTCGAGGTATTAAATTGCATTGATTTATCAATAGCATCAATTAATTTAGTTCCTGCTTCAACAATACAGGGTGGATGTAAAATTGTATCACTCACTTTTGCAATCATAAATGATGATAATTCAGATTTATACTCTTTTTGTTTTAAGGTTTGGAATTTATTAACAAGGTTAGTTAAAAAAAAGTTTTTAAAGCCTTCATTCTCTTCAACTAATTGTAAAAAAATCTTTTTTTCAATTTCATAACAGATTAAATCTTCATACACTTTAAAACTATTTTTTGATTTTCCATAAATTAGTGAGTTTCCATCAAAAGAGTCTTGATTATGGTAATCCATTAAAACTTCATCTTCTTTATATTCGTGAACAATACCTTTTATTACTACAAAGAAATGATTAGGTATTTTTTCTGGAGTTATTAAAACTTCATCTTTTGCATAATATGCAATATCCATATGTCTAATACAGATATCCATTTGTTCTTCTGTTAACAACTCAAAAGGATGGATATTAGAAAGAAAAGATTTTTGATCTCGAAGACTCATTTTTTTGCCTTTTGATATTTTTTTATATCATTATATTATAATATAAAAAAATATCAAAAACCAACCCGAAGGTTGGTTTAGATTTTAGTGATCGTGTGCCTCACCAGCGTTATTAGGTAATCTAATAGATTCAACAAGATTTTGTACATCTTGTGGTGGTTCTGGAGTCATTCTTGAAACAACGAATGCCACGATTAAGTGTAAAATTGTACCAATTGTACCAATACCAGTTGGAGCAATTCCTAAGAAGTAATCCTCTTTTGCACCACCCATGAATACAAAGTAAATAATGTATCCGAAAGTAAAGATAAGACCAGTTAAAATACCAGCAATCGCACCTTCTTTATTCATTCTCTTATCAAAGATTCCTAAGATAATAGTTGGGAAGAATGCTGCCGCAGCAAGACCAAATGCAAATGCAACAACTTGTGCAACGAAACCAGGAGGGTTAATTCCTAAGTAACCAGCAACACAAATAGCAACTACAGCTGAAATTCTTGCCCACATTAATTCTGTTTTTTCATTTAATTTAGATTTTCCTGTTTCTGAATCTCTAAATATTACTTGTCCCATAAGGTCATGTGAAATAGCTGAAGCAATTACAAGTAATAAACCTGCCGCTGTAGATAATGCTGCTGCAAGACCCCCAGCTGCGATGAATGCAATTACCCAATTTGGTAAGTTAGCAATCTCTGGGTTAGCAAGTACCATAATATCTCTATCAACATATAACTCATTTTCAATTTTGCCACTGTTTGCAGCAGGTTTACCATTTAATGTAGCTCTTTCCCCATTAGGTCTAACATTAGTTCCATCAAATTGTGGTTTACCTTTTGGTCCTTCAAATGCAGCATCTGGACCATATTGGATTTTTCCATCACCATTTCTATCTGTCCAAGCTAATAATCCACCTTGTTCCCAAGTTTTGAACCATCCACCATTGTTTGGACTACCATCAGCATGAGATAATTCACCATTTACAAATGCTTTATATTCAACATTTTGAACATTTTTAATTAAGTTAACTCTTGAGAAAGCAGCAACTGAAGATGCAGTTGTATACATAATCGCAATGAATAATAATGCCCATCCAGCAGAAATTCTAGCATCTCTAACAGTTGGAACTGTAAAGAATCTAACAATAACGTGTGGAAGACCAGCAGTACCAAGCATTAATGCAGTAGTTAACATAAACATATTCCATAAACTTCCTGGTTCAGTATATGCTTTAAAACCTAAATCAGTAATTGCACTATCCAAGGCATGCAATAAATATGTGCCTTCAGGAATTATTTTTACACCATCATCAAAAGCAAATGTTGTTTGACCAAATAATGCTAATTGAGGAAAAAATGTATCAGTTACTTGTAGTGATAAGAAAATAGCTGGAATTAAGTAAGCCATAATCATTACACAATATTGAGCAACTTGAGTATAAGTAATACCTTTCATCCCACCTAATACTGAGTAGAAGAAAACTATTGCCATACCAATAAGTACACCTGTATTTACATCAACTTGTAAGAATCTTGAGAATACAATCCCCACCCCTCTCATTTGTCCTGCAACATAAGTGAATGAGATAAAAATAACACAAATTACAGCAACTGTTCTTGCTACATTTGAATAGTATCTATCACCGACAAAATCTGGAACAGTAAATTTACCAAATTTTCTTAAGTATGGTGCCAATAACATTGCAAGTAGAACATATCCACCAGTCCATCCCATTAAATAAGCACTTGCATCTGAACCTTTAAATGCAATAATACCTGCCATTGAGATAAATGATGCAGCTGACATCCAGTCTGCAGCAGTTGCCATACCATTTGCTACTGGGTGAACTCCCCCACCTGCTACATAGAAATCCTTAGTAGATCCAGCTTTAGCCCAAAGTGCAATTCCGATATATAGAGCGAAAGATACACCAACGAATAAATAAATTAATGATTGTAATTCCATATTCTTACTCCTTATTCATGTACGCCATATTTTTCGTCTATAGCACTCATCTTCGCTACATAAACAAAAATAAGAACAACGAATACGTAAATTGCACCTTGTTGTGCAAACCAAAATCCTAGTTTAACCCCACTAATTTCGATTGTATTTAACTCATTTATAAATAAAATACCACATCCGAAAGAGACAATAAACCAAACAACTAATAGTTTAAGAATAGTTGATATATTCTCTTTCCAATAAGCTTCTGCTTTCTCTGGACTCATGTCATACTCCTTTTTTTATTTTTACTAAAATTATATTTAGTAATTCAACATTGAAAGTATAAAAGCTTAATATAGCAAAAGGGTAGCAATGAAAAAATGTTTTTTTGTAACGTAGGATTAGTGTAGCAAATAAGCTTCAAAGAAGCCTATTTATCGAATGAGTTTAAACAGAATAAAATCTGTCAATTTTATAACCAAGACCTCTGATATTTTTGATAAAATCCTCTTTTAAACCTTTTTTTAGTCTAGAAATCTCTGCTCTTATTGTTGGATTGTCAATATTTTCTCCACCCCAGATGTCAACTCTAAATCTTTCAAAGTCTACAATCATATTTATATTAAGAGCCAAAATGTGGATTATATCTAATTGTTTTTTTGTTAGAGATTGAGGTTCTCCATTGAAGTATAAAGTTTTTTTCTCTTTTGAGTAGGAATAGTTTTCTGAAAATCTTACATGAGAAGTGCTTTTTTGATCTTTTTTTAGTATTTGATTTATTTTTATACCTAACTCTTCTAAGTGAAAAGGTTTTTTAATATATTCTCTACAACCTAAATCATATGCTCTAGTTATATCTTCGATATCATTTAAAGCAGTAATAAATATAGTAGGGATATATACTCTTCTGGTGTTTAAATCTTGTAAAATTTCAAAACCATCTTTTTTAGGTACGTTAATATCTAAAATTAATAAATCAAATGATCCATCAACATTATTAACAACTTCTTCACCATCGGTGAAACTCTCAACCATGTGCCCAATCCCTTTTAGGTACTCAGAGATTGCATTGTTTAGCATTAATTCATCTTCAAGAAGCAGTATTTTCATTTATTTTAAACCTATAAGTAAATTTTGTTTCATTGTCAGTTGATTCTAATTTGATTATAACTAAATTTTTATCACATATTTCTTTTACTATACGAAGGCCTAAGCCAAAGCCTCCTCGTGAATTGTTTTCCCTATAAAAATCATTAAAAATTTTATTTATATCTTCAATCTTTTCTGAATGAGTTTTTACACTAAATTCTACATATTCATCATTAAAATATGTAAGCCTTACATATATGTTTGATTTTGCAAATGAATATTTGATAGCATTTGAGATATTGTTATCAACTATTCTTTGTAATTCTAATCTGTTAAATTTAATATATATATCTTCATCTATATTAGTTGTAAACATTAAATCATTTGAGGTTGCAATTCCATCAAAAAAATTTAGTCTCTCTTTTAAAAACTCTGAAAAATCAATATATTCTTTAGGATAATCTACTCTATCTTTTTTTATTAGATATGAAAGGTCATCATATATATATTGTATAATTTTAGCACCACTTTCTATATTTGAAATATATTTATTATCCTGAGAATGCATTTTAAGCAAATCAATATTTGTACGTATAATAGACAAAGGAGTATTTATTTCATGTACAGAGTTTTTTAAAAATTTTTTTTGTGAATCAATTAGATTTTTCAATTCTTTAGTTTGATGGTTAACTGTATCTTCAAGATGTTTATTAAGTTCTTGAAGCATTATATTTTTATCTTTTATATTATGCATTGCATCATATGCAAAATTTGCTATAACTTTAAATTCTCCAAATATAAGCCTATCTTGTTTTATTCTATTATCATCTTTTTGAGATTCTTTTAAATATTTACCAATCTCTTTAACATCATTTACAATTAAGATAGTTGCATTCTTATATATAAATATTGAATAAAGAACTAACATAATAGTTAAAGACATAATTTGTAAAACATAGTTAGAGATTTTTTCATCATATTCATTTTTTTTCTCTTTTACTATCTTATCTATTTCATCAAGATATATTCCTCTTCCTACAGTCCAATTCCATGGTTTGTATGATAAAGCATAAGAGATTTTTAATGCATCACTTCTAATTTCAGGTTTATACCAAATATATT is a window of Halarcobacter sp. DNA encoding:
- a CDS encoding DUF294 nucleotidyltransferase-like domain-containing protein — translated: MSLRDQKSFLSNIHPFELLTEEQMDICIRHMDIAYYAKDEVLITPEKIPNHFFVVIKGIVHEYKEDEVLMDYHNQDSFDGNSLIYGKSKNSFKVYEDLICYEIEKKIFLQLVEENEGFKNFFLTNLVNKFQTLKQKEYKSELSSFMIAKVSDTILHPPCIVEAGTKLIDAIDKSMQFNTSTIIVKRDEEYGIITDSLLKVKVLLEGRDLNIFVESIAIFPILSISKDDYLFDALTLLIKRNIKRVAVTNSKGDLVGMLEQIDVLSHFANHTFVVDSKIKNAQNLEQLKDASTELISSIKTLHAKGVKVNHISSLIGQLNTKVYRKLYKLILPKELQNDACFIVMGSEGRNEQIMKTDQDNALVIKDGIDVEKYRPYMQTMTETLIDFGYPPCEGNIMVNNPFWCKTVQQYKNETARWIEAPAMQNYMDLAIFFDSFAVAGDKDLLIKLKDDLFHKLHDKDVFMAYFAKATLTFDTPSTVANLMTKTYNIDIKKTGIFPIVQGIRSLALREKIRETTTVRRIKILEQKKVLEKQMANELLEAFEVLNTLRLKAHLHKLQDGKKLNNEIDTHTLGKIERDLLKDSFQIVIHFKKFITYIFRIEKIL
- a CDS encoding sodium:solute symporter family protein, giving the protein MELQSLIYLFVGVSFALYIGIALWAKAGSTKDFYVAGGGVHPVANGMATAADWMSAASFISMAGIIAFKGSDASAYLMGWTGGYVLLAMLLAPYLRKFGKFTVPDFVGDRYYSNVARTVAVICVIFISFTYVAGQMRGVGIVFSRFLQVDVNTGVLIGMAIVFFYSVLGGMKGITYTQVAQYCVMIMAYLIPAIFLSLQVTDTFFPQLALFGQTTFAFDDGVKIIPEGTYLLHALDSAITDLGFKAYTEPGSLWNMFMLTTALMLGTAGLPHVIVRFFTVPTVRDARISAGWALLFIAIMYTTASSVAAFSRVNLIKNVQNVEYKAFVNGELSHADGSPNNGGWFKTWEQGGLLAWTDRNGDGKIQYGPDAAFEGPKGKPQFDGTNVRPNGERATLNGKPAANSGKIENELYVDRDIMVLANPEIANLPNWVIAFIAAGGLAAALSTAAGLLLVIASAISHDLMGQVIFRDSETGKSKLNEKTELMWARISAVVAICVAGYLGINPPGFVAQVVAFAFGLAAAAFFPTIILGIFDKRMNKEGAIAGILTGLIFTFGYIIYFVFMGGAKEDYFLGIAPTGIGTIGTILHLIVAFVVSRMTPEPPQDVQNLVESIRLPNNAGEAHDH
- a CDS encoding DUF4212 domain-containing protein, which gives rise to MSPEKAEAYWKENISTILKLLVVWFIVSFGCGILFINELNTIEISGVKLGFWFAQQGAIYVFVVLIFVYVAKMSAIDEKYGVHE
- a CDS encoding response regulator transcription factor; translation: MKILLLEDELMLNNAISEYLKGIGHMVESFTDGEEVVNNVDGSFDLLILDINVPKKDGFEILQDLNTRRVYIPTIFITALNDIEDITRAYDLGCREYIKKPFHLEELGIKINQILKKDQKSTSHVRFSENYSYSKEKKTLYFNGEPQSLTKKQLDIIHILALNINMIVDFERFRVDIWGGENIDNPTIRAEISRLKKGLKEDFIKNIRGLGYKIDRFYSV
- a CDS encoding cache domain-containing protein, encoding MVKAKSLYHLILYSIFFIVLLTSSFTFIIIDNAFDEFQEKIEIIKNDYTNKQKDLIEADIKKTLNYIKYYHDKFKNIKSEETIKKDILESLEIMRKHGNLNHYVFIYDFNGTSLYYPVSKDYIGKNLYEFKDPSGKKVIQELIEISKNKNGGFVQYIWYKPEIRSDALKISYALSYKPWNWTVGRGIYLDEIDKIVKEKKNEYDEKISNYVLQIMSLTIMLVLYSIFIYKNATILIVNDVKEIGKYLKESQKDDNRIKQDRLIFGEFKVIANFAYDAMHNIKDKNIMLQELNKHLEDTVNHQTKELKNLIDSQKKFLKNSVHEINTPLSIIRTNIDLLKMHSQDNKYISNIESGAKIIQYIYDDLSYLIKKDRVDYPKEYIDFSEFLKERLNFFDGIATSNDLMFTTNIDEDIYIKFNRLELQRIVDNNISNAIKYSFAKSNIYVRLTYFNDEYVEFSVKTHSEKIEDINKIFNDFYRENNSRGGFGLGLRIVKEICDKNLVIIKLESTDNETKFTYRFKINENTAS